One stretch of Comamonas testosteroni DNA includes these proteins:
- a CDS encoding IclR family transcriptional regulator domain-containing protein, protein MQDKNFVESLRKGLGVLTCFDRRHTRLTLSEVARLTQSTPASARRSLSTLVQLGYLESDGKLFWMQPKSLLIAYSFLSSRPMPALAQPLLDALSERTRESASLGTLLEDDAIIIGRSTARRSLSTGLGIGSRLPVYCSAIGRTLLSGLPQHEARARLEMIERVALTPQTVTDLEELLGLLETCRQSGWSCSDGELELGVRSMAAPVRDPQGNTIAAMSIAVRAERLSMSEFKETFLMPLKRARNELEKKLYPSC, encoded by the coding sequence ATGCAGGACAAGAACTTTGTGGAATCGCTGCGCAAGGGATTGGGCGTACTGACTTGCTTTGACCGTCGGCATACCCGGCTCACGCTGTCGGAGGTGGCCAGGCTCACGCAGTCCACGCCAGCATCAGCCAGACGTTCGCTCAGCACACTGGTACAGCTCGGCTATTTAGAGAGTGACGGAAAGCTGTTTTGGATGCAGCCCAAGTCACTGCTGATCGCCTATTCATTTCTGTCATCGCGCCCCATGCCTGCGTTGGCTCAGCCTTTACTGGATGCACTGTCGGAGCGCACCAGAGAATCCGCTTCGCTTGGTACTTTGTTGGAGGACGATGCCATCATCATTGGGCGTTCGACCGCTCGGCGCAGCTTGAGCACGGGTCTAGGAATAGGATCTAGGTTGCCGGTGTACTGCTCTGCGATTGGTCGGACGCTGCTGTCAGGACTGCCTCAACATGAGGCGCGTGCAAGGCTAGAGATGATCGAGCGGGTGGCTCTGACCCCTCAGACGGTGACTGACTTGGAGGAGCTGCTAGGTCTGCTTGAAACTTGCCGGCAATCAGGGTGGTCATGCAGCGACGGAGAGCTGGAGCTGGGGGTGCGCTCTATGGCAGCGCCGGTGCGCGACCCTCAAGGCAACACTATTGCTGCCATGAGCATTGCAGTTAGGGCCGAGAGACTCAGTATGAGCGAGTTCAAAGAGACTTTTTTGATGCCGTTGAAGCGCGCTCGCAATGAATTGGAAAAAAAACTATATCCGTCCTGTTGA
- a CDS encoding PDR/VanB family oxidoreductase has product MASTYLQARVHQMRYEAAGTLSVELRPLVVAEEFAQPVQAGAHIDLHLADGLIRSYSLINPGESHRYVVAVSLDPASRGGSRFVHQRLRVGDVIQIGGPRNHFPLVETAPHSVLVAGGIGITPVLAMLRRLDALGRTAHLIYCASSRASAAFVPEIEAIAAQVGGRVTVDWHFKEEKGVRADLHNLLQGHAEGAHFYACGPLAFLDSYEDSCGKLGLAHVHLERFAAAPLAAPRTPEVGYAVELRRTGRTVQVAAGTSLLDTLINAGMNPEYSCREGVCGACEVRVISGDVDHRDQILSEQERAANKSMMICVSGCRSGNLVLDC; this is encoded by the coding sequence ATGGCCTCTACATATCTTCAGGCGCGCGTCCACCAGATGCGCTACGAAGCGGCAGGCACCCTCAGCGTGGAGCTGCGGCCGCTTGTTGTGGCAGAGGAGTTTGCCCAGCCCGTGCAGGCGGGTGCCCATATCGACCTGCACCTGGCCGATGGGTTGATCCGAAGCTATTCGCTGATCAATCCGGGGGAAAGTCATCGCTATGTGGTGGCGGTTTCCCTGGACCCAGCCAGCCGTGGCGGTTCACGCTTTGTCCATCAAAGGCTGAGGGTCGGGGACGTCATCCAGATTGGCGGGCCGCGCAATCATTTCCCCCTGGTCGAGACTGCCCCCCATAGCGTGCTGGTAGCCGGAGGGATCGGCATCACGCCTGTTCTTGCCATGCTCAGGAGGCTGGATGCCCTGGGCAGGACGGCGCACCTCATCTATTGCGCATCCAGCCGCGCGAGCGCCGCCTTTGTGCCGGAGATCGAGGCCATTGCAGCTCAGGTCGGCGGCAGGGTGACTGTCGACTGGCACTTCAAGGAAGAAAAAGGTGTGCGTGCCGATCTGCACAACCTTCTCCAGGGACATGCCGAAGGCGCGCACTTCTATGCCTGTGGGCCCCTGGCCTTTCTGGATTCGTATGAAGACAGTTGCGGGAAACTGGGGCTGGCGCATGTACACCTGGAGCGCTTTGCTGCCGCGCCGCTGGCAGCCCCCCGGACGCCGGAAGTCGGCTATGCCGTCGAATTGCGCAGGACCGGCAGGACCGTGCAGGTGGCTGCAGGGACTTCTTTGCTGGATACCTTGATCAACGCGGGCATGAACCCCGAGTACAGCTGCCGTGAAGGTGTATGCGGGGCCTGTGAGGTCCGGGTCATTTCCGGTGATGTGGATCACCGCGACCAGATACTGAGCGAGCAGGAGCGGGCCGCGAACAAGAGCATGATGATCTGCGTCTCTGGATGCCGTTCAGGCAACCTGGTCCTGGATTGCTGA
- a CDS encoding IclR family transcriptional regulator, whose protein sequence is MNQKTVDIAESEKSEGGVRAVQRALDVLLAFRPGDDGLLVAELLKRVDLSRPTLYRLLDTLNTKGFLVSEGEPQRFRLGPAVAQMAHAWSAGMSYETVAQPMMRRLWEKTRETVSLHVQEGVSRTCVAELPSTQPLSFKRGVGYRENLVRGASGRSILAWLNVDKQDLSVYGAEGTEETKRCTEQLRQIRIEGYATSRDELIQGAVAIAAPFFDSSGRVVGSLGLFGPSARLSEEVVRGYAVLLREEAAQLSAALGFKSLEP, encoded by the coding sequence ATGAATCAGAAAACCGTTGACATAGCCGAATCCGAAAAATCCGAAGGCGGGGTGCGCGCGGTCCAGAGGGCCCTTGACGTGCTTCTTGCTTTCAGGCCTGGGGACGATGGATTGCTGGTGGCCGAACTACTAAAGCGGGTCGACCTGAGCCGGCCGACCCTCTATCGCTTGCTCGATACGCTCAACACTAAGGGGTTTCTCGTTTCCGAGGGCGAACCCCAGCGATTCCGGCTCGGCCCTGCAGTCGCCCAGATGGCCCATGCCTGGTCCGCAGGCATGAGCTACGAAACCGTTGCCCAACCAATGATGCGCCGCCTGTGGGAGAAAACCCGTGAGACCGTTTCCCTGCATGTGCAGGAAGGTGTCTCCAGGACATGTGTTGCCGAACTCCCCAGTACACAGCCCCTGAGTTTCAAGCGCGGCGTGGGCTACCGTGAGAATCTGGTGCGGGGGGCCAGTGGACGGTCCATTCTCGCCTGGCTGAACGTGGACAAGCAGGATCTTTCTGTCTACGGAGCGGAAGGTACCGAAGAAACCAAGCGGTGCACGGAGCAACTGAGGCAAATTCGCATCGAAGGCTATGCAACAAGCCGTGATGAGCTGATTCAGGGAGCCGTCGCCATTGCCGCACCATTTTTCGACAGTAGCGGTCGTGTGGTGGGATCACTTGGGTTGTTTGGCCCTAGCGCAAGACTCAGCGAAGAGGTTGTTCGGGGCTATGCTGTGCTCCTCAGGGAGGAGGCGGCCCAGCTTTCAGCGGCACTGGGATTCAAGAGCCTGGAGCCATGA
- a CDS encoding aromatic ring-hydroxylating dioxygenase subunit alpha, translated as MQESIIQWHGATNTRVPFGIYTDTANADQEQQRIYRGEVWNYLCLESEIPEAGDFRTTFAGETPIVVVRDADQEIYAFENRCAHRGALIALEKSGRTDSFQCVYHAWSYNRQGDLTGVAFEKGVKGQGGMPASFCKEEHGPRKLRVAVFCGLVFGSFSEDVPSIEDYLGPEICERIERVLHKPVEVIGRFTQKLPNNWKLYFENVKDSYHASLLHMFFTTFELNRLSQKGGVIVDESGGHHVSYSMIDRSAKDDSYKDQAIRSDNERYRLKDPSLLEGFEEFEDGVTLQILSVFPGFVLQQIQNSIAVRQLLPKSISSSELNWTYLGYADDSAEQRKVRLKQANLIGPAGFISMEDGAVGGFVQRGIAGAANLDAVIEMGGDHEGSSEGRATETSVRGFWKAYRKHMGQEMQA; from the coding sequence ATGCAAGAATCCATCATCCAGTGGCATGGGGCCACTAATACACGCGTGCCTTTCGGTATCTACACTGACACAGCCAATGCTGATCAAGAACAGCAGCGCATCTATCGCGGCGAGGTCTGGAACTACCTGTGCCTGGAATCTGAAATCCCCGAGGCTGGTGATTTCCGTACTACCTTTGCCGGTGAAACACCGATAGTTGTCGTACGGGATGCCGACCAGGAAATCTACGCCTTCGAGAACCGCTGCGCGCATCGCGGCGCTCTCATCGCTCTGGAGAAATCGGGACGTACGGATAGTTTCCAGTGCGTCTATCACGCCTGGAGCTACAACCGACAGGGAGATCTGACCGGCGTTGCCTTCGAGAAAGGTGTCAAGGGCCAGGGTGGCATGCCGGCCTCATTCTGCAAAGAAGAGCATGGCCCGCGCAAGCTCCGCGTGGCTGTCTTTTGCGGTTTGGTCTTTGGCAGTTTTTCCGAGGACGTACCCAGCATTGAGGATTACCTTGGCCCTGAGATTTGCGAGCGCATAGAGCGCGTGCTGCACAAGCCCGTAGAAGTCATCGGTCGCTTCACGCAAAAGCTGCCTAACAACTGGAAGCTCTACTTCGAGAACGTGAAGGACAGCTATCACGCCAGCCTCCTGCATATGTTCTTCACCACCTTCGAGCTGAATCGCCTCTCACAAAAAGGCGGAGTCATCGTCGACGAGTCGGGTGGCCACCATGTGAGCTATTCCATGATTGATCGTAGCGCCAAAGACGACTCGTACAAGGACCAGGCCATCCGCTCCGACAACGAGCGTTACCGGCTCAAAGATCCCAGCCTTCTAGAGGGCTTCGAGGAGTTCGAGGACGGCGTGACCCTGCAGATCCTTTCTGTGTTCCCTGGCTTTGTGCTGCAGCAGATTCAGAACAGCATCGCCGTGCGTCAGTTGTTGCCCAAGAGCATCTCCAGCTCGGAACTCAACTGGACCTATCTTGGCTATGCAGATGACAGTGCAGAGCAGCGCAAGGTCAGACTCAAACAGGCCAACCTCATCGGCCCTGCAGGATTTATTTCCATGGAGGACGGAGCTGTCGGTGGATTCGTGCAGCGTGGCATCGCAGGCGCTGCCAACCTTGATGCGGTCATCGAGATGGGCGGAGACCACGAAGGCTCTAGCGAGGGCCGCGCCACAGAAACCTCGGTACGCGGCTTTTGGAAGGCCTACCGCAAGCATATGGGACAGGAGATGCAAGCATGA
- a CDS encoding Bug family tripartite tricarboxylate transporter substrate binding protein, whose amino-acid sequence MRNASIRRREALIGIAAAVAATGSLAQSNQPLKIVVPFSAGGTADVLPRLVAEKIRADYAGGVIIENKPGAGGNIGADLVFRAQPDGMTVLASPPGPIAINHNLYQKLSFDPTRWVPVTILATVPNVLAINPKLPTKSLGEFIAYAKANPKKVTVATQGDGSTSHLTAAMFMQLTGVELTVIPYKGTAPALIDLIGGNVDVFFDNISSSATYHQAGKVRILAIADEQRSQILPQVPTFAEQQWPAMQAVTFFSVVAPPGTSSEIAQKLQKQMALALSSNDIRKHFQEQGAVPCGWDPTKTAQFIRQETEKWKKVLKAANVKL is encoded by the coding sequence ATGCGCAACGCATCCATTCGCAGACGCGAAGCATTGATCGGCATTGCCGCTGCGGTCGCTGCAACAGGTAGCCTGGCTCAGTCAAATCAACCTCTCAAGATTGTCGTGCCTTTCTCAGCCGGAGGTACCGCCGATGTACTGCCGCGCCTAGTAGCCGAAAAAATCCGCGCGGACTACGCAGGTGGCGTGATCATTGAAAACAAGCCCGGGGCCGGCGGAAACATCGGTGCCGATCTAGTGTTCCGGGCACAACCGGACGGAATGACAGTGCTGGCCTCCCCTCCGGGGCCCATCGCCATCAACCACAACCTCTATCAAAAGCTTAGCTTCGACCCTACTCGCTGGGTGCCAGTAACGATTTTGGCCACAGTGCCCAACGTCTTGGCCATCAACCCCAAGTTACCGACTAAGTCACTTGGCGAGTTCATTGCATACGCCAAAGCCAACCCCAAAAAAGTGACTGTGGCGACGCAAGGCGACGGCTCTACATCCCACCTGACTGCAGCCATGTTCATGCAGCTGACTGGTGTTGAGTTAACCGTCATTCCCTACAAGGGGACAGCCCCGGCACTGATCGACCTGATCGGCGGCAATGTGGATGTGTTTTTCGACAACATCAGCTCATCGGCAACTTACCACCAAGCCGGCAAGGTGCGCATTCTGGCCATTGCCGACGAGCAGCGCTCTCAAATATTGCCCCAGGTCCCCACCTTCGCGGAGCAGCAATGGCCAGCCATGCAAGCAGTGACGTTCTTTTCTGTCGTCGCGCCCCCAGGCACGAGCTCAGAAATCGCTCAGAAGCTTCAGAAGCAGATGGCCCTGGCTCTGTCATCGAACGACATCCGCAAGCACTTTCAGGAACAGGGCGCCGTGCCCTGCGGCTGGGATCCCACCAAGACTGCTCAGTTCATCCGTCAGGAAACCGAGAAGTGGAAGAAGGTGCTGAAGGCCGCCAACGTCAAGCTCTAA
- a CDS encoding SDR family NAD(P)-dependent oxidoreductase: MSESRMAGRTALITGAGAGIGAAASHLFCKEGAAVLMVDANAEALERTREAILQAVPGARLACVMADVSDESAAAAAVGQCVQQWGGLDTLVNNAAMRNYSAAADATAAEWQAMVGVNLVGMSNYCRAALPALRQSGTGSIVNVSSCYAVTGRKGMALYDATKAAQLAYTRSLAFEEAAHGVRANAVCPGSTLTDFHVGRARNAGKSVEQLRTERKDTSLIGRWASPEEIAWPIFWLASREASFITGTTLMVDGGLHIM; the protein is encoded by the coding sequence ATGAGCGAATCCAGAATGGCGGGACGCACCGCCTTGATTACCGGCGCCGGTGCGGGCATAGGCGCCGCCGCCTCCCATCTCTTCTGCAAGGAAGGGGCTGCAGTGCTGATGGTGGACGCAAACGCTGAGGCTCTGGAACGCACGCGTGAAGCCATTTTGCAGGCCGTGCCGGGAGCCCGGCTGGCATGCGTCATGGCCGATGTGTCGGACGAATCGGCTGCAGCGGCAGCCGTAGGGCAGTGCGTGCAACAGTGGGGCGGTCTCGATACCCTGGTGAACAACGCAGCCATGCGCAACTACAGTGCCGCAGCCGATGCCACTGCTGCCGAATGGCAGGCCATGGTCGGCGTCAATCTGGTGGGCATGTCCAACTACTGCAGGGCTGCGCTTCCTGCACTGAGGCAGTCGGGAACCGGCAGCATCGTCAACGTGTCCTCCTGCTACGCGGTCACGGGTCGCAAGGGCATGGCCCTGTATGACGCGACCAAGGCGGCGCAACTGGCCTATACCCGTAGCCTGGCATTCGAGGAAGCCGCTCACGGCGTACGCGCCAATGCGGTGTGCCCGGGCTCCACGTTGACCGACTTCCACGTCGGCAGGGCACGCAACGCGGGCAAGAGCGTGGAGCAGCTCAGGACGGAGCGCAAGGACACATCGCTCATAGGGCGCTGGGCGTCGCCGGAGGAAATCGCCTGGCCCATCTTCTGGCTGGCTTCCCGCGAAGCGTCTTTCATCACCGGGACCACCCTGATGGTCGATGGTGGCCTGCACATCATGTAA
- a CDS encoding Bug family tripartite tricarboxylate transporter substrate binding protein, translating to MKFPMTLKAALVAGACAATAAWGQAAAAPEWRPTKPVRIVVPITGSTNDVLARLIAPKLQEALGQPFVVENKPGAGGNIGAYEVSRSVPDGHTLLIGYNGPLAINVTLFDKMPYDPLKDLAPITLAVKSPQYLVVNPKAGFKDVKDFIAKAKANPSKYSYGSVAMGSASHLTMEMMKSAAGFQMTHVPYKGAGPAVTDLIAGNVQSGFFVPGNVQGFVKEGRLKLLASTGAKRFPSTPTIPTLAESGLKDFEATSWIGLLAPAGTPPAVINTYHQAMVRILNSPDVRKHLDEMEFETIASTPKQFNDWIATEIGRWGKVIKATNAKAD from the coding sequence ATGAAATTCCCTATGACACTCAAGGCTGCCCTGGTCGCAGGAGCCTGCGCGGCAACTGCGGCCTGGGGTCAGGCTGCCGCTGCGCCCGAATGGCGCCCCACCAAGCCAGTGCGCATCGTGGTGCCCATTACAGGCAGCACGAATGATGTGTTGGCGCGCCTGATTGCGCCCAAGCTGCAGGAGGCGCTGGGCCAGCCCTTCGTGGTTGAGAACAAGCCTGGTGCAGGCGGGAACATCGGCGCCTACGAAGTCAGCCGCTCCGTGCCGGACGGCCATACCTTGCTGATTGGCTACAACGGGCCTCTGGCAATCAATGTCACCCTGTTCGACAAGATGCCCTATGACCCACTCAAGGACCTGGCTCCCATCACGCTGGCGGTGAAGTCGCCCCAATACCTGGTGGTCAACCCCAAGGCCGGATTCAAGGACGTGAAGGACTTCATCGCCAAGGCCAAGGCGAACCCCAGCAAGTACTCTTATGGCTCGGTGGCCATGGGCAGCGCTTCGCACCTCACCATGGAGATGATGAAATCGGCTGCTGGCTTCCAGATGACTCATGTTCCTTACAAAGGGGCGGGGCCTGCGGTGACAGATCTGATCGCTGGCAATGTTCAAAGCGGTTTCTTTGTTCCGGGCAATGTGCAGGGATTCGTCAAGGAAGGTCGGTTGAAGCTGTTGGCCTCCACGGGAGCTAAGCGTTTCCCCAGTACACCCACGATTCCCACACTGGCGGAATCTGGTCTCAAGGACTTTGAGGCCACGTCCTGGATCGGTCTATTGGCGCCTGCCGGAACACCGCCTGCCGTCATTAACACCTACCACCAAGCCATGGTGCGTATTCTCAACTCACCGGACGTACGCAAGCATCTGGATGAGATGGAGTTTGAGACCATTGCTAGCACTCCCAAGCAATTCAATGACTGGATAGCAACCGAAATCGGGCGCTGGGGCAAGGTCATCAAGGCAACGAATGCAAAGGCGGATTGA